ATCCGCGTGGCCGGACTTCCGATCGCCACAGCCTTCTTCCGCGCGCTCGACCCTGATGTCGAGATCGAGGTGCTGGCGGGCGATGGCGACGCGGTCGCGCCCGGCGGCAATCTGATGCGGTTGACCGGCAATGCACGGGCGCTGCTGACCGCCGAGCGCAGCGCGCTCAATACCGTCCAGCACCTCTCCGGCATCGCCACCATGGTGCGCACCTATGTCGATGCGATGGACAATCCCGACTGCATCCTGCTCGATACCCGCAAGACCATTCCCGGGCTGCGGGTGCTGGAGAAATACGCGGTGCGGATGGGCGGGGGATCGAATCACCGCATGGGATTGTGGGACGCGGCGATGATCAAGGACAACCACGTCCTCGTCGCGGGCAGCGTGGGCGAGGCGGTGCGCCGCGCCGTAGAGGCCGGCGTGCGCGAAATTATCTGCGAGGTCGACCGGATCGATCAGATTGAGCCCGCTCTGGAAGCCGGGGCCACACGCCTGCTGCTCGACAACATGGACCCGGCCACGCTGCGCGAGGCGGTGGGTATCGTCGCCGGACGCGTCCCGACCGAAGCGAGCGGCGGGATCGACCTTGCCACCATCGCGGCCAAGGCGGCGACGGGCGTCGACTACGTCTCGGTCGGCCGTCTGACCCAGAGCGCGCCTGCAGCTGATATCGGGCTGGACTTCACCCCGCTGTGAGGTCTCGCGCTGCGAGAATGGCGATCGGTCTGACCGCTTCCGTCATGGCCGCGCCGCTCGCCGCGCAATCCTATCAGTGCCGGATGCCCAAGACGGTGAGCGCTCCGGCCATCGTGCCCGACGGGCCGGTGCGCCGGCTCCCCGTCACCGGCTACACCATGGCGCTGAGCTGGAGCCCGGAGTTCTGTCGTCCGCGCGAGGGGCAGCGCGCCCACGCCCTGCAATGCTCCCGCGACAATGGCCGCTTCGGCTTCGTGCTGCACGGCTTCTGGCCCGAAAGCGCGCGCAGCTGGCCGCAATGGTGCCCGACCGCGCGGCGGCCGACCGGCGCCGCGATCGCGCGCCAGCTCTGTGCCAGTCCCTCACCGCGTCTGGTCGCCCGGCAATGGGCGAAGCATGGAAGCTGTTCGGGCTGGAACTCGCGGACCTATTTCCGGGTCAGCAACATCCTGTTCGATTCGCTGCGCTTTCCCGACTTCGACCGTCTGAGCCGCAAGCCGGACCTTACAGCAGGCGATGTGCGCGGCTGGTTTCTCGCAGCGAATGGCGGCTGGCGGCGCGATGCCATTGGCGTGAAACTGAACGCGCGCGGCTGGCTGGAGGAAGTGCGGCTCTGCTACAACCGCCGCTTCCGCCCCGAAGCCTGCGATAGGCGGCGGTTCGGCCCGGCGGACAATGCCGCGGTGCGAATCTGGCGTGGGCTCTAGCGCCGCGCGCGGAAAAAATCGCGCAACAGCGCGGCCGCCTCGCTTTCGCGAATGCCGGAATAGGTTTCAGGCCGATG
The genomic region above belongs to Qipengyuania spongiae and contains:
- the nadC gene encoding carboxylating nicotinate-nucleotide diphosphorylase, producing the protein MNATWTLPGFDLDAFVRDTLAEDLGTGLAGNGRDVTSESVIPADARFSGVMDSRDAIRVAGLPIATAFFRALDPDVEIEVLAGDGDAVAPGGNLMRLTGNARALLTAERSALNTVQHLSGIATMVRTYVDAMDNPDCILLDTRKTIPGLRVLEKYAVRMGGGSNHRMGLWDAAMIKDNHVLVAGSVGEAVRRAVEAGVREIICEVDRIDQIEPALEAGATRLLLDNMDPATLREAVGIVAGRVPTEASGGIDLATIAAKAATGVDYVSVGRLTQSAPAADIGLDFTPL
- a CDS encoding ribonuclease T2 family protein: MAIGLTASVMAAPLAAQSYQCRMPKTVSAPAIVPDGPVRRLPVTGYTMALSWSPEFCRPREGQRAHALQCSRDNGRFGFVLHGFWPESARSWPQWCPTARRPTGAAIARQLCASPSPRLVARQWAKHGSCSGWNSRTYFRVSNILFDSLRFPDFDRLSRKPDLTAGDVRGWFLAANGGWRRDAIGVKLNARGWLEEVRLCYNRRFRPEACDRRRFGPADNAAVRIWRGL